One Pantoea trifolii DNA segment encodes these proteins:
- a CDS encoding gluconeogenesis factor YvcK family protein, which produces MNRTLADLDRVVALGGGHGLGRVMSALAPLGSRLTGIVTTTDNGGSTGRIRRSEGGIAWGDMRNCINQLITEPSVATAMFEYRFTGNGELAGHNLGNLMLKALDHLSVRPLEAINIIRNLLKVDAFLIPMSEQPVDLVAQDGEGNMVYGETAIDEMKQPPEELMLHPNVLPTREAIEAIGEADLILIGPGSFYTSLMPILLMEDMARAMRRTPATMVFIGNLGRELSPAAASLNVADKLAIMEKAIGKRVIDAVVVSPAADIRGVEERLIIREPLEAADIKYRHDRQLLRIALEHAIQAV; this is translated from the coding sequence ATGAATCGAACCCTGGCAGATTTGGACCGCGTAGTGGCATTAGGTGGCGGACACGGTTTGGGCCGCGTGATGTCGGCGCTGGCACCGTTAGGCTCGCGCCTGACCGGCATCGTCACCACCACCGATAACGGCGGATCCACCGGCCGCATTCGCCGCTCGGAAGGCGGCATTGCGTGGGGCGATATGCGCAACTGCATCAATCAGCTGATCACCGAGCCGAGCGTCGCCACCGCGATGTTTGAGTATCGCTTCACCGGCAATGGCGAGCTGGCCGGCCACAACCTGGGCAACCTGATGCTGAAGGCGCTCGATCACCTAAGCGTACGTCCGCTGGAAGCCATCAATATCATTCGCAATCTGCTTAAGGTTGATGCGTTTCTGATTCCGATGTCGGAACAGCCGGTTGATCTGGTGGCGCAGGATGGCGAAGGCAACATGGTGTACGGCGAAACCGCGATTGATGAGATGAAGCAGCCGCCCGAAGAGTTGATGTTGCATCCCAACGTGTTGCCGACCCGCGAAGCGATTGAGGCGATAGGCGAAGCGGATTTGATTCTGATTGGCCCCGGCAGCTTCTACACCAGCCTGATGCCGATTCTGCTGATGGAAGATATGGCGCGCGCGATGCGTCGTACACCTGCCACCATGGTGTTTATTGGTAATCTGGGCCGCGAACTGAGCCCGGCGGCAGCCAGCCTGAATGTGGCCGATAAATTGGCGATCATGGAGAAAGCGATTGGCAAGCGGGTGATTGATGCGGTGGTAGTCAGTCCAGCCGCCGATATTCGCGGCGTGGAAGAGCGCTTAATCATTCGCGAACCGCTGGAAGCCGCCGACATCAAATATCGCCACGACCGCCAGCTGCTGCGCATCGCGCTGGAACACGCGATTCAGGCCGTGTAG